The proteins below come from a single Zhouia spongiae genomic window:
- the rho gene encoding transcription termination factor Rho — MFDISDLKAKKLAELHEIAKVAGISKYRSLKKDDLIYQILDVQASSPEAVSKESSSNENKPARTTTAPNERKKRTRVKKNTATRLADNNKKDTPREDSPSNEASQKQPREISADIDKNDTPVVKAEERKEHPHKPQQGKKEPLKKREKPQDQKNKPQDQKNKPQDQKNKPQPQQQHKKQPHQNQDRDNFDKDKKQRYRDPDFEFDGIVESEGVLDIMQDGYGFLRSSDYNYLSSPDDIYVSQSQIRLFGLKTGDTVKGSIRPPKEGEKYFPLIKVSKINGLDPQVVRDRVSFEHLTPLFPQEKFNIADKQSTISTRIVDLFSPIGKGQRGMIVSQPKTGKTMLLKDIANAIAANHPEVYQLILLIDERPEEVTDMQRNVKGEVISSTFDEPAERHVKVANIVLEKAKRLVECGHDVVILLDSITRLARAYNTVQPASGKVLSGGVDANALHKPKRFFGAARNIEGGGSLTIIATALVETGSKMDEVIFEEFKGTGNMELQLDRRIANRRIFPAIDLISSSTRRDDLLLDETSIQRMWIMRKYLADMNPVEAMEFMEGRIKQTQNNEEFLLTMNQ, encoded by the coding sequence ATGTTTGATATTTCGGATTTAAAAGCAAAGAAACTTGCCGAGTTACATGAGATTGCAAAAGTAGCTGGTATTAGTAAATACAGGTCTTTAAAGAAAGACGACCTTATTTACCAGATACTCGATGTGCAGGCATCTAGCCCAGAAGCAGTAAGCAAGGAATCTTCATCTAATGAAAATAAGCCTGCCAGAACAACCACGGCTCCAAATGAGCGTAAAAAACGTACCCGCGTTAAAAAAAATACGGCAACACGTTTAGCAGACAACAATAAAAAAGACACTCCCCGGGAAGATTCTCCATCTAATGAGGCTTCTCAGAAACAGCCCAGAGAAATAAGTGCTGATATTGATAAAAATGACACTCCTGTCGTGAAAGCAGAAGAAAGGAAAGAGCATCCCCATAAACCTCAACAGGGGAAAAAAGAGCCCCTGAAGAAAAGGGAAAAACCTCAGGATCAAAAAAACAAGCCCCAGGACCAAAAAAACAAACCTCAAGACCAGAAAAACAAACCCCAACCTCAGCAGCAACACAAAAAACAACCACATCAGAACCAAGACCGTGATAACTTTGACAAAGACAAGAAACAACGTTACCGCGACCCTGATTTTGAATTTGACGGTATTGTTGAAAGTGAAGGGGTCTTAGATATTATGCAGGATGGGTACGGATTTTTACGCAGCAGCGATTACAACTACCTGTCTTCTCCCGATGACATCTATGTTTCTCAGTCGCAAATAAGGCTGTTCGGATTAAAAACCGGCGATACCGTAAAAGGAAGTATCAGACCTCCGAAAGAAGGCGAAAAATACTTTCCATTAATAAAGGTAAGCAAGATCAACGGCCTGGATCCTCAGGTTGTTCGCGACAGAGTTTCTTTTGAGCACTTAACACCATTATTCCCTCAGGAAAAATTCAATATCGCAGACAAACAAAGTACAATATCTACCAGAATTGTGGATTTATTTTCACCTATCGGTAAAGGACAACGTGGAATGATCGTTTCCCAGCCTAAAACTGGTAAGACAATGCTTCTTAAAGATATTGCCAATGCCATTGCTGCAAATCATCCTGAAGTATACCAACTCATCCTCCTGATCGACGAACGTCCGGAAGAGGTTACCGATATGCAGCGAAATGTAAAAGGCGAAGTTATCTCTTCTACCTTCGATGAACCTGCCGAGCGTCATGTTAAAGTTGCCAATATCGTACTCGAAAAAGCAAAACGCCTGGTTGAGTGCGGTCATGACGTAGTAATACTTCTCGATTCCATTACCCGACTGGCTCGTGCCTATAACACGGTACAACCTGCATCAGGCAAAGTACTTAGTGGTGGTGTAGACGCCAATGCGCTTCACAAGCCAAAACGTTTCTTCGGTGCTGCAAGAAATATTGAAGGCGGTGGTTCATTAACCATTATAGCGACTGCTCTGGTAGAGACAGGCTCAAAAATGGACGAAGTTATTTTTGAAGAATTCAAAGGAACAGGTAACATGGAGCTTCAATTGGACAGAAGAATTGCCAACAGAAGAATCTTCCCTGCTATCGACCTTATATCTTCCTCAACGCGTCGGGACGATTTACTCCTGGACGAAACTTCGATACAACGCATGTGGATTATGCGCAAGTATCTTGCAGACATGAACCCTGTAGAAGCTATGGAATTCATGGAAGGAAGAATAAAACAAACGCAAAACAACGAAGAATTTTTGCTGACAATGAATCAGTAA
- a CDS encoding lipocalin family protein: MPLTSCSSDDDNGGQDPIIGKWKMVKSITEHFEGENKTSENEKDLNEYYEEFEFKNDNSVVNTEYYPSSEDPQDKDVFHGTYVMEGNELVITYKYENEDDDVYEYTYSVSGNKLILVSSQEYGEQRKDVSTDTFEKQ; the protein is encoded by the coding sequence ATGCCCCTAACCTCTTGTAGCAGTGATGACGATAACGGTGGACAGGATCCGATTATCGGGAAGTGGAAAATGGTCAAAAGTATTACAGAGCATTTTGAAGGTGAAAATAAAACAAGTGAGAATGAAAAAGATTTAAATGAATATTATGAAGAGTTTGAGTTTAAAAATGATAACTCTGTAGTAAATACTGAGTATTACCCCTCAAGCGAAGATCCTCAAGATAAAGATGTCTTTCATGGAACGTATGTAATGGAGGGCAATGAATTGGTTATTACATATAAATATGAAAATGAAGATGACGATGTATATGAGTATACTTATAGTGTTAGTGGAAATAAATTGATTTTAGTTTCTTCACAAGAGTACGGTGAACAGAGAAAAGACGTATCTACAGATACTTTTGAAAAGCAATAA